Proteins encoded within one genomic window of Haematobia irritans isolate KBUSLIRL chromosome 5, ASM5000362v1, whole genome shotgun sequence:
- the LOC142241208 gene encoding uncharacterized protein LOC142241208, with the protein MPRRCNCRLCRSKHNQESDSDSQVCREAWAPQQDLLRQCDELRRRQQEPQGPSRSISRKSRNRGRVCGRVERAVQLHTSEGATLRGSLGSCSQASEVSAPTNCQQSAVNARRDGNDAYRGRSRAQQSSNSAFVSRPERRRGSDTGTLANRNWSAFAAARIRRRRQRQQAEVLQALADALRSQAGVLAGLVQGLHSGASSQGQMESTTTQPRGRSPGSHSRRQSTASRMANRQSHQRDPRQRRKSKSSRSHHKDRHI; encoded by the exons ATGCCCCGTCGCTGCAATTGTCGACTTTGTAGGAGCAAACACAATCAGGAGAGTGATTCTGATTCACAG GTTTGTCGCGAGGCGTGGGCTCCCCAGCAAGATTTACTGCGACAATGCGACGAACTTCGTAGGCGCCAGCAGGAGCCTCAAGGACCTTCAAGAAGCATTTCTCGCAAATCGAGGAACCGTGGAAGAGTATGCGGCCGCGTTGAACGTGCAGTTCAACTTCATACCTCCGAGGGCGCCACACTTCGGGGGTCTTTGGGAAGCTGCAGTCAAGCAAGCGAAGTATCTGCTCCTACGAATTGTCAGCAAAGCGCTGTTAACGCAAGAAGAGATGGCAACGATGCTTACAGAGGTAGAAGCCGTGCTCAACAGTCGTCCAATAGCGCCTTTGTCTCAAGACCCGAACGACGGAGAGGCTCTGACACCGGGACACTTGCTAATCGGAACTGGTCTGCGTTCGCTGCCGCCCGAATCCGTCGACGAAGACAACGTCAACAAGCTGAGGTTTTGCAAGCGTTGGCGGATGCTCTCCGCTCTCAAGCAGGCGTTTTGGCGGGCTTGGTCCAGGGACTACATTCTGGAGCTTCAAGCCAAGGGCAAATGGAATCGACCACAACCCAACCTAGAGGTCGGTCGCCTGGTTCTCATTCACGAAGACAATCTACCGCCTCAAGAATGGCTAATCGGCAGAGTCATCAACGTGACCCAAGGCAACGACGGAAAAGTAAGAGTAGCAGAAGTCACCACAAAGACAGGCATATATAA